The window TTCTGGACCCTTTACACATTTATTGAACCACAAATGCAAATTACCTCACAACAGCATCTAATTTCTATTTTAAGACATAAATGTTCCACTGTAAGTTCATCTATTGATTTtcaattgattttattttagcaGGTAAATGatgagaaacaaataaaacaaacccattaagaaataaagggaaaaaaacatcttaaaattCTGTCTATCAGGACTTATTATCTCTTACAGCCCACACAAATACACGTAATATTCTGCATCACCAGTCGCACGACACACACTTCTCTCTCTCCATACATTTTAATGACAAACAACAAGCAAATGACAGttacaaatgttaaaaacatgCAAGATGTAATATGAAGTATGTGAAGTTGAACAGATTGTACTtgctcaaaaaaagaaagaaagaaaaaaagcaggagTTTTGAGAATTCGGGTTACATTCACCTTCTCGGCAAACCTGCCACCTCCGCTAGTGCAAAGAAACGGTCCTGCTAAACGAAAATGTCACTCTCGTCTGTGTCATAGGGTTGCATTAAGACTCCATTATTATTGCGTGCCTTTAGTGGCCGTCTGAGGTATACAAAACACATTATTTTACATACTGTAAGTGATACAGAAACCAGTAACAACAAAGAACCCATGAAGAAGAATCTCCTTATATGCTAGGGCTGTAAGCAGAGGAGTCATACTGGCCAGCTTTCACTGATTCAAGCCGATCGTGTGACATGATTAGAGGTTGTATgactgaaacaggaaaaaaactgcAGTAACTCTGACAACgtcttttacttgttttatctCTAATGAGGAGCTACTGTGGTAATTACAGTCAGAAACAAGCGCCTTTTGGATTGACTGCCCCTCGCAAATAGAAGGTTTAAACTGCAGGTCTAAGCCCTCAGTGACATCAGATAGAgccaagaaagaaaagagaaaaaaaacaagcatccGAAACCAGGTGTTTAATGCAGCCCAAGTTCAGCTTTTATCTTACAGGGATTACCTGAACGTGGGACGTCATCAACCCTTATTAACAGTATACACGGGACAGATGAAAGATAAGCAATAATAGGTCCATTTTAAGTTAAATAGCTGGTATCTCACTGTAAACAGAGCTTTACTGCATAAAGAAGGACCCGCTTCAGAAGCATATTTCAAGTCGCCATATGTAAGCGTGAGACTTTCTTattcattattaaaaaaataaggatGGTGCTGTGGAGGTTTCAAGCTTAAAATGTCATTGTATGCCAGAGTGTTTTGGTCAAAcactagaaaaacaaacaaacaaaacacaagttgTCACAGTCTAGTGTTTTCTCTATGCTAAGAAATAATATAAAGTTAAAGTCAAGTATGCCTAGATAACATAGATAACAGTTCTTACGTGTAAATAAGTCAGACACTGAGTAATGCTTGATAAACATGACAGAATAACCCTTTAAAGCTGTTCTATTGACTCAGCTCTATGCACCCAAAGTTGAAGAAGCAAATCTATCGCTTAACTCTACCACATGGTCACGTGTGCATCAGTTTCCAGTTTCAGCTGTTCGTGTCACAGCTTCAAggtcatttttgtttgttcagcTCTATAATATGGATaaaatatttaacaataactTCTCGTGTATTTTCTCAAGGCACAGCATACTGAAGATATGCAGGTCAGAAGGAAGTTTTGCTGAGCCGATAAAACTCTTTGGAGTTTGTGAAGATGGCTTTCGAACTGCATCCAGTGCATAGCCTCAAGCCTCAGGCCACCTCGCGGCAAAGTTCGACCTTAGTTTCTGTGTCAGCCCGAGCAAAATGAAGGAGGGACAACAGAGGGGAGCAGGGCAGGCTGGATGAGTCCACGGGCCAGATTTAAAACCAGAGATCTGGCAACTCCATCCCATCGACCACGGTAGGAGTTGTGATCTCTCCGGTTCTTTTAAGCTCCTCTCACCGTCTGCCATGCTGACAGTCCGCTGGAAGCAAACCTCAGAAAGGCTGCTGGGGAAGTAACTCTGAGTAAAGCAGTCCCTCTGCTGAGATGGCATCCCCGAGCCCCACTGTCCGAAGTGGGCGCTTGCAGACCAGCACTGGCGTGAAGTGAAAGGTGACGTTTCCGCGCCGCCACACTGTAACAGGCTCTGCTGGGTTCAGGGACAGCTGCTCCCGGGGCTCCATGTGGGAGCTGTAAAACTCCAGAGGGGCTCTGAGCTCCACCTTGCTGACGTCGACAGACTGGAGGCCACAGGCCTGATTGCTGGCCACCCGCGCTCCGGCCATCACCGCCGCCACCTGGTTCCCCCAGTATCCGTCTACTGTAACCAGAATGTGGTAGGCCAGCGTGTGGAAGTGGATCCGAGTGAGATCGGCTTCTGACGATGGCTCACTGCGGCCGTGCTGCTCCAGGATCCACAGGAGGATGTCGCTGACCCGACCCACATCCGGGATGCCTTTCCAGGCCACCATTTCTGCATGAGGCCCCTCTCCGGCCTGAGAGAGGAAGAGCAGCTCCTGCTCATTCAACCCAATGGAGCTGACAATGGGCATAACCTGCTAACAggaatcaggtaaaaaaaaaacaaaaaaacaaacagacaaactttAAATATACAGAACTCCACGGTGATGTGCACATGAAGCACATGAATCTTTGCTGGAAGAGATTTTGTTAAAACTCAGAGCCACAGCTGCACTCCACATGTACCTCCTGCATTATGCTGTTCATGTAGTCTTTGTCGGTCATGCTCGCCAACTCCAGGTGGATGGGAATGTCTTTACGGATGTCAGATATGGCCGAGACAGCCTGCAGACAGGaagcaaagatcccagaattATATAGCATAAACCTTCGTCAAGGCAGCTCAGTCTCAGGCCGGTGTTTACGTCTAAGGGAACGTTCTTACACTTATTTGGATCCAAACTGTAACATGACATTTAGAATCCACATATATCATTCCCTATATGCCTACATGGTGTCACTACACACACCAGCAGTGagaaacatagttttaaatagATCTGTAAAGCAATATTATCATTTGGATCTTCAGATCAATCTATTGATCTTAAaggaaaggtcagaggtcaaatatgacatgatattttaaatctttactgTCTATATGGTGACACACTTATAACTGACTGATGATTCTTACAAGGCTTTTTATCAATTTATCAATCAtgaagttgaccttgaagacttCGGTGGATGGAAGCCAAATTTGAATGTATTATCAACATGACCTCGCTCCACACCTCTACAAAGTTTgatcagaattcattcaaaacttttccagctattgtgtttacagacagaatgacatgcacatacacaaatgCTGCCAAAATCATAACCTCCTTGGCAGATGAACTCAGATTATTTTAGTCATGAACACGCAGATAAACTGATGAATAATTGATACAAAGCATCTTCTATCCCCTCGTTATAACAGTGCTTCAAACAGAACTGAAATAGATTTGTGTAAGAAGTGGGTgcaaggctgtgtgtgtgtgtgtgtgtgtgtgtgtacgtacgAAGAGAGGcactttttacattaaataaattcaatcaataaataaaaacatatacaCTTCTTGCCTGCTGGATATACTGCtgtctctgtattattgcagggtctttacaatataaagcaccgaCTGCCGTGAATCTGTGTTATaccaataaaactgaactgcgtaacaacaaataataataaagattaaagtttaataaactaaacaTGAAAGCAGAAGATGAGCCTCAAGCCAGCTGACCTCTTTCAGCCGCTCCTCCCACAGCTCTCGGCCCTGACCGTCCATCATGTGGAGCCCAGACAAGACGACAAGCTCGGGCTGGAACTCTTCCAGGCTCGCCACAAAAGTCTCCAGTGAGCTCATCTTCCCGTTGGACATGTCGTGAGAAAAGATGAAGCGGTTGGCTTGAGGTGCCTGAGTTGAACCCCATTTCTCACCTGCAGACAGAGAAGAggagcacatacacacagctgTGATATTACTCATCCAGGCTGAAGTGAGGGAAGAAATCTTGCCCGGGCTGCAGCGTCTTCTTCTTTACCTGCTTTATACTCCAGGATGAGGTGAAACTCATCCGTCTCCTGGAGGGAATCTGGGGGAACAATTATCTGCTCATCCAACATCTCATGAAGTTTAGGACCAACTGGACCACAAAGCAAAACCTGttacataaaaacaatatttataaGCTCTTCATCCAGATACTCTAAACTTCCCCAGCCTGGCTaccatttacttatttttgtgccacttgCTTAGAATAAATTCCTGGATCTGTGACAGAGATGCTCTAATATCCAGAATTACAGTGTTATAGCTTGTTTGGAGGGCTACCAAAGCAAAAAGCTAATGCttctaaataaatgaaatgttgtGTACGTGTTTAAGACAGAAATATCAAACTGCTGGTCTACCATCAGATCAGGGTATGTCGCAAGCTTCTGAGCAATCAGGGCAGCATTTCCTCCCACGTAGAACTGGAAGATGACACAAGATTTTTTGAGAAGgaagtatttattttaaaatacattaaaagaaataaaggaagCAGCTGCCTGAGGAGTAGAGCAGCCCTCTTGCCTTTGCATTGGGGTACTCTGCTGCTGCACGCGCAATCCTCTGAAAAGCCTCCCTGTCACTGAAGAAGCGCTCAGCAGCCGCTCCACGCCCCATGTAATGGATGAAAGCTTCCTTCAAGTCCTCTTTGGAGTGCAGCACTTCGTGATCCTGGCCGATGCCAGGATCCACAGCCAGAGCCTGCAGGAGTGAAACTCCTGAGACCACCACGTCCACGCAGGCATTTACCCTTAGAGAGGCAAGTACAGACTACGGGTTATTTCATGGGTAAATCAGACAAAATGACCAAACTGGTGATGTTAAAAAGGAGGCAAATCCACCAGTGTGGTGTCAGTGTCACAAAACAAGTAACAATTCCTTCATTTAAAACATCAGGGTTTTGTACAGATGCAAGGAAAACTTGCTTTAAAGGTACTTTTTGTAGTTCCCCTATCACATTTAACTAACACACCAACAGGGGGCAGAATTACACCAATGGGTGTGTTGATGTTTTTGAATGTTTACTAATTTCTTTAAgccttgtcctcttaaaaacaGAGGTTTGACATTAATGGCACTTATGGAAAATTGTCATACCCCACGTAGCCTGTGGGTCACAGTAAATGTTGTATTCTTTATGTTAAGAGTAAAAGTAAGGGAATTTGAAACCTGCATATTCTAATCTActaacacagctgaataaaGTGCGAGTGGATACCAAACAGCTCAACTGTTTATTTAAGAGCAATCACAAATCTTTTTTGGTATTTTGTTTGACTTTTCCTGATTGGTGAAGACAAAACACTATTAGGGTTCTGCAATTAATCGAAATCATGGCTTGAAACAGTATTGAGAACGTTCAATGCTGGcaaaaattataaaatgcaAAATCAAGAAAATTGTATTTGAGAATCATTGATGGACATCCAGATAAGCTGAATTGGTTTTACCACTCATGTTAAATAAAGCATCTCTTCCTGTCGTCACAGCAGTCTTGGATGAAACTATCCTACCATTTCAGTGGGACTTCCGGTGTATTATTTCACTtctccctctttaaaaaaaaaagaaaaaaaaggggggttcCATCCCTCCAGTGGGCTGTCCTTCAGCTTCAGCCAATCATCTTTTGCCATGTGATAATCTGGTTGCGTTTATTGGCCATTCCAAAGCAGGCTACAGGCTGCAAATGACTTAATTCTCTTagacacctcctcctcctcagctctGACTCATGACAACACATTCCTTCACACTGGCAGAGCAGCCTCTCCATGTGCACAGCACAGCACCTTCAGGTGACACGCCTGAGTAAATACGCAAATCTATTTCTTACAAAGACCTCTGTTACTGTTCAACTCTGTGACTTACCCCACTGCCACTCTGCTCCACTGCCGGGTTGGTAGAGTTATCAGAGCCTCCCAGGCGCTGGAGATCACCCGCTCCAAGCTGTTCTGACTGTTCAGGTTTTGAGATGAAGTCTGGAAGTTTGGCAGGCTGATGTACTGCAGGATCTGCTCCGGCAGCTCCGGGCTGCCGTAGAAGTAGCCAACAGCTAGTGCCAGCAGGGCCGCTACCAAAGCCTTCCTCCACATGATGCTCTCCCACACGCTCCTGAGACAAAGGAAGTCGGACACTCTCGCTTTAATATTATCCATTGGTATTCAAAACTCATCCAGTCATGCAGGAGATGTTTCATATATTTATACAAGCTGTAACATTTTCTTAATCTTGCAGCTTTCTTAACTAAAACTATTTGGTGTTATCTATTAATGGATTGACAAAACCCCCCAAAGAGCAgctattttaatgatttttaattttaaaaaatgtaaaaaaaatcagatcaCCATAAAAATCTAAATTCCTCTAAATGTcttttatcacacacacacacaactggaAGTAAGCCAAGGGCTCCAAAAACTGCAGTCCCTCCAATGGCCACTTGAGGAATCAGTCCTCTACTAAAACATCAAGTTTAACaccaaaataaatatgtttacagcctggcacaggagaaacaaacaaacaaacaaacacacccacaaccTTACCTCTATGGACAGTGTCCTTCAATTAAATCAACATTagatgagtttttttttaaacataacatCGATTTGCATTTTGCTAAGGCTCAAAGATAAAGGTACATTTCTGTTTCGCACAAATTTGCCACTGTTTAACTTTTAAATCTGCAAGTTTGTTTATTGTAAATTTCCACATTTGTTTGTGGACATTTCTTTCATGCAGATTTGCTGGGGGGTTTGCCCATACATTTTCCAGTTATGATTCGTAAATTGATTTATGTATAATGAACTATACTATACTACTATACAATGACCCCCTTCCGCCCCCCAGCctcttaatttttattttattttttaaccaaatACAATTCACACCTTCTGATTCAGATTATCTCAGCTGATAAGATCCAGATTGACACCAAGATCAAACTGCAGGTTTAAAATATGATCTCCGTGTTTCGTGCTAATAATACCAAGAGTTGCTCTGGTAGGCACAGGGAGCCCATTGCCCTCTAAGCTGCAGATATACTGTGCACATTAATGCACAGTATGCTGGGTTAACTTAGTGCAAACGTGGACACACAGAATGTGTTAGCTAACACGCTAGCAGCAGCCCTCAGGCTGTATGTTTGCTCACAGTTTAGCAAAGATAATCTGCATGTAGCAAGTAGCTTTAGCTAGTCAGGGTTATTCGGAGATCTCATTTAGAAAGTAGGGCTCGCAGCCAAACACTTGCTGTACAGTCGGATCAGTTTAACAAACAGCTCTTGTTACAAACGAAGTAGCCAAAGCTTCACTGTAAGTTGTCAGCGGCACGTACCGAAAATCTGCTTTAAAGGGATTCAAAGTCTGTCAGTCACGAAGAAGATCCAGCTTCCTGGTAAGTCACACAAAGTAGGTCCAGACACCGGAAAACTACCGGTGTATAGAGGGAGCGGCAGCTGAAGAAGTCGGTACAAGTCATTCAAGGAGCACGGAGTGGGAAAAGACGGCAGACCGCCAGCAGCGGCTTCCGTCTACCGTAACGCGCATGCGCTACTCCACGCTGCATTGAGGTGCTGTTGTTAAAGTGGggagaacaggaaaaaaacgTTTCTTCTTGGGAGGGTTAAATTTTACTCATCAATACAAGATGGTTATTCCAGCTCAAACAGTCAAACTCGGTTTAGTTTATAATCCCAAGTGACTGGAACCagttaaaataattaatataattttaattgCAGTTTTTACTTTTATCTCAGTTAACTAATGTCACTTCACTGTAATAGCCTAGGCCCTGAGCCACAACCAAGACCACAAGCATTAGTGAAAGACACTCCTTATCAGACTGCTTTAAAAATCCCAAATGACAGAAAGCATTATTTATTGTTAAAtcctttttgtcatttaattaGTGATCCATTTACAAAACACGTGACCGAGTCTGAGAcaactcaagaaaaaaaaataagaggaaTTTAAAGAATATAACTTTCCATATTTATGCTTATTGTTTGCTACATTTAAATGAATTGTGTGTGGTGTTTTCCTTTAGATGAATAATGTACAACCTCTAACCTCCatagtttgtgtttatttttaatttattgccACACAAACATACTCCTGTGACATTAACATGAGGAAGCATTGGTAGCCGCAACCCCCAAGCTGCGAGACTGGCTCCAGCTGATTTCAAACACAACATCTGAGGTCTCTGTCCAGAAGACAGCAGTCTTATGATCAGCTAAGATACTGTGGAAgggagttcaggagtctgatagCTTGTGGATGCCTTTGATCGGGCCCCAATGCTGCAGTAACGTCTGCCGGATggaaggagagaaaagagtCCATGTGAGGGGTGTGAGGGGTCAAGCACGATGCCGGAGGCCTTACTGATGAAGCAGTTGTGGAAGATGTCCTGTGGCAGAGGGAGAGATGTTCCGATGATCTTGGCAGCTGCTTTAACAATCCATTGTAGTTTGCTGAGATCACCAGCATTAAAGTTGCCGAACCACACGGAGATGCCGCTGGTCAGAACACTCTCTATGGTGCCCCTGTAGAACATGGTGAGGATAGGAGGAAGGAGGTTGGCCCACTTCAGGCGTCTCAGGAAGTGGAGGCGCTGCTGGGGCTTTTTGGTGATAGAGGTGGTGTTGGTGAGGTGAGGTCGTCTGAGATGTGAACTCCCAGGAACTTGATGCTGTTAACAGTCTCTACAATGGAACCGCGGATGCTGAGTGGTGTGTGGGTGGAGCGAGTCTTCCTGAAGTCGACAGTCACCTCCTTGGTTTTGTCCacattcagtgacaggttgTTCTCGCTGCACCAGTACGCCAACTCGTCGTTGCTGCTGATGAGTACAACCACGGTTGTGTTGTCAGCGAACTTGATGATGTGGTTAGAGCTGTGTAGGGCGGTGCAGTCATGTGTCAGGAGAGTGAACAACAGTGGGCCgagaacacagccctgaggagCTCCTGTGCTCAGCCTGATGGTGCTGGAGATGTTGTCGCCGATTCGGACGGACTGAGGCCTCTCTGACAGGAAATCTAGTATCCAGTTGCAGAGAGAGGTGTTCAGTCCCAAACTTGCTGAGTTTGGCTCACTGATATCTGTGCATTGTATAAGTTTTGGGTTGTAAGGTCATACTTCCCATAAAGCCCAAAGAAAGCATACTCTTCTGACTTGATTGGTTTGTTTCTTTTACTCAGAGTGAAAATGTTTGACCTGgttctgaaacaaacaaaataggAAGCCACTCAAAACCCCAGCCACATAACATCTTTACAAGTAAGCACAAGTCCTGCCTGAACTGCTTGTTGTTACTTCCTACTTCTTACTCCAAGCAAAGTGGGTGTGTCAGCTGTGCAGAAAAATAAAGACTGCACTTTTTTACTGTATTTGCCACACTCAATCactaatttatatatttaaaaaaaatgcattagatTGGGTATTCAAATTATTTCAAAGCCTTTGTGGATATCAATATTGTTTTTAATCGAAACACTTGAACCCAAACCAGGCTACCATAAAGATTAGGCTGAACATATCAGAGAGTTTCTAGAACGGAGTGCTGCCAGAAACAATAATTGACCAAAGACACCAAAGTGCAGCTTCAGGTGCTTGGGgccaaaatatgaaataaatatgaGTTAAAGATAAGGGAACCCAGAGACCAGAAACACAAACTAACCCTTTATATTCTTAACACACCTTAGGTGGATTTaagattttcttttcaaatgttGATAGAGGGGAAAAACATGGTCTCCCTTACTCACTAGCCTTGACATAGAAGGTATCTGTGAGAAGAGCAGGAGCAAAGCAGTTCTCTgcataaacagagcagataagCTAGTCCATGTGTATTACTATATCAATGAAGACCCGTGCAACAGTGTTGTGCATCAGCTGCAGATGGAATAGAGTGGATCCGGTAATGCCCGTTTAATGCAGTAGTTCAGTGTGGAGAAGATTGGTGCC is drawn from Pelmatolapia mariae isolate MD_Pm_ZW linkage group LG7, Pm_UMD_F_2, whole genome shotgun sequence and contains these coding sequences:
- the adpgk gene encoding ADP-dependent glucokinase isoform X1 is translated as MWRKALVAALLALAVGYFYGSPELPEQILQYISLPNFQTSSQNLNSQNSLERVISSAWEALITLPTRQWSRVAVGVNACVDVVVSGVSLLQALAVDPGIGQDHEVLHSKEDLKEAFIHYMGRGAAAERFFSDREAFQRIARAAAEYPNAKFYVGGNAALIAQKLATYPDLMVLLCGPVGPKLHEMLDEQIIVPPDSLQETDEFHLILEYKAGEKWGSTQAPQANRFIFSHDMSNGKMSSLETFVASLEEFQPELVVLSGLHMMDGQGRELWEERLKEAVSAISDIRKDIPIHLELASMTDKDYMNSIMQEQVMPIVSSIGLNEQELLFLSQAGEGPHAEMVAWKGIPDVGRVSDILLWILEQHGRSEPSSEADLTRIHFHTLAYHILVTVDGYWGNQVAAVMAGARVASNQACGLQSVDVSKVELRAPLEFYSSHMEPREQLSLNPAEPVTVWRRGNVTFHFTPVLVCKRPLRTVGLGDAISAEGLLYSELLPQQPF
- the adpgk gene encoding ADP-dependent glucokinase isoform X2, with amino-acid sequence MWRKALVAALLALAVGYFYGSPELPEQILQYISLPNFQTSSQNLNSQNSLERVISSAWEALITLPTRQWSRVAVGVNACVDVVVSGVSLLQALAVDPGIGQDHEVLHSKEDLKEAFIHYMGRGAAAERFFSDREAFQRIARAAAEYPNAKFYVGGNAALIAQKLATYPDLMVLLCGPVGPKLHEMLDEQIIVPPDSLQETDEFHLILEYKAGEKWGSTQAPQANRFIFSHDMSNGKMSSLETFVASLEEFQPELVVLSGLHMMDGQGRELWEERLKEAVSAISDIRKDIPIHLELASMTDKDYMNSIMQEVMPIVSSIGLNEQELLFLSQAGEGPHAEMVAWKGIPDVGRVSDILLWILEQHGRSEPSSEADLTRIHFHTLAYHILVTVDGYWGNQVAAVMAGARVASNQACGLQSVDVSKVELRAPLEFYSSHMEPREQLSLNPAEPVTVWRRGNVTFHFTPVLVCKRPLRTVGLGDAISAEGLLYSELLPQQPF